GCCGGTCAGCGTGATCCGGACCAGGTCGCGCGCCGGATCGACGTCGAAGGACATGCGAGGGTTCATGCCCCGGCTGTAGCAGCCGAAGGTACAGAATCATTTACCTATGTCGGCGACAGCCATCCGCCTGCGAACCCGGCGCGCTCCAGCCCGGCGCGCACATAGCGGTTCTTCTGCATCGTCTTCCAGATCAGCCCGCTGCGCCAATTCTCGATCATGCACGCGATCGGCCCCTGGTCGATGCCCAGGAAATCGCTTGCGACCCAGCCGATGTCGGGCACCACCTTGCCGTGCTGCAGCTTCACGTCGGTCAGCGTCAGCGTCGGGTTGAAGCTGTCGCGGAAGCCGTAGCGGTCGTAAATCGCCGTACCGTAAGTGGAATACATCGCGCGGGCGGCGGGCAGCACGATCTCCGGCGCGAACGCGACCGAGCCGAGCGCGGCGGTCGGCGCGATCGTGCCGTCGTCGCGGTCGCCGGGGCCGCGCGCCGAATAGGAGAAGAACTCGCGGTTGCGCCCGTCGATCTCGCGCACGAAATCGCCCGGCCCGTCGCACGCGGTCAGCCCCCAGACGTTCTCGCCATAGCCGCGCCAGCGCGGCGGATTGTTGATCGCATAGCGGCGCTGCGCATAGGTGGCGCGGCGGCTGTTCTCGAAATAGTCGAACCCGCGGCGCTTCGAATAACCGTCCATCAGCCCGCGGAAATCGATCCACACCTGGCTGTACTGATGCCCGAACAACGGCGGGAAGGCAGTGAAAGGATTGGCGTAATTCTCGTCCCACGACGGGTCGAAGCGCGCAGTCCATTCGTCCCAGGTCGTCGGCGGCAGCGCGTGGGTCGGCGATCCCAGCGCCAGCACGTACAGGATCAGGCTTTCGTTGTAGATGTTCCAGTCGGAGCCGATGAAGCCGCTTTCGGGGTGCCAGCCCATCGCCACGAACGGCGCGCGCGGCGTGATCCAGTCCCATTCGACCGCGCGGTAGAGCTGGTCGGCGAGCGCGCGGATCTCGCGTTCGGCGGGATCGGTTTCGTCGTCGAACCACGTCTGTGCGAACAGCACGCCGCCCAGCAGCAGCGCGGTGTCGATCGTCGACAGCTCGGTCTTGGCGAAACGGTGCCCCTTGGTGACGCCCAGGAAGTGATAGAAGAAGCCTTTGTGCCCGCTGGTGCCGTCTTTCGCGGGTCCTTGCGGCGCGTCCGCGAAGAAGCGCAGCGTCGCCAGCGTGCGTTGCGCGGCGGCCGCGCGCGTGACCCAGCCGCGCGTCGCCGCG
This portion of the Sphingomonas phyllosphaerae 5.2 genome encodes:
- a CDS encoding glucoamylase family protein, with translation MTIDRRDLLRTAALGGAGWLAGCTAGPLAPARAPRLAFPGVLPAIGTTPASASDPLMDDIQRRTVSYFWNTTDQLTGLAPDRWPTPSFASIAAVGFALTTYPIAATRGWVTRAAAAQRTLATLRFFADAPQGPAKDGTSGHKGFFYHFLGVTKGHRFAKTELSTIDTALLLGGVLFAQTWFDDETDPAEREIRALADQLYRAVEWDWITPRAPFVAMGWHPESGFIGSDWNIYNESLILYVLALGSPTHALPPTTWDEWTARFDPSWDENYANPFTAFPPLFGHQYSQVWIDFRGLMDGYSKRRGFDYFENSRRATYAQRRYAINNPPRWRGYGENVWGLTACDGPGDFVREIDGRNREFFSYSARGPGDRDDGTIAPTAALGSVAFAPEIVLPAARAMYSTYGTAIYDRYGFRDSFNPTLTLTDVKLQHGKVVPDIGWVASDFLGIDQGPIACMIENWRSGLIWKTMQKNRYVRAGLERAGFAGGWLSPT